Proteins encoded by one window of Cyclobacteriaceae bacterium:
- the dnaB gene encoding replicative DNA helicase, which yields MMPGKGGKLLVRDISESLGKLPPQALDLEEAVLGALMLEKGALNAVVEFLKPEHFYSEAHQEIYRAIIELFKGSEPVDMRTVVNQLRKNAKLELVGGAYYIAELTSKVSSAANIEYHARVVIELAIKRDLIHIASQIHHDAYEDTTDVFELLDKTEQSIFEISDSNLRKNYDNMKNLMYRAITELQKLKEHKDGLTGVPSGFTALDRMTSGWQSSDLVIIAARPGMGKTAFVVSAMRNAAVDFKRPVAIFSLEMASVQLVNRMISAEAELEGEKIRKGQLAEFEWAQLVHKTNRLSSAPIFIDDTPALSILELRAKCRRLKAEHGIQLIIVDYLQLMRGDTGGNREQEIASISRALKGIAKELSVPVLALSQLSRGVETRGGDKRPQLSDLRESGSIEQDADMVIFLYRPEYYKITVDEEGMPTQGMGEVIIAKHRNGQTGSVKLKFIGKYTKFADFDSPTPHENPFSGMITRESRINQIRPEDEPPASGNDEDMPF from the coding sequence ATGATGCCCGGCAAGGGTGGAAAACTTTTAGTGAGAGACATCTCCGAAAGTCTGGGTAAGCTTCCTCCGCAGGCGCTTGATCTGGAAGAGGCTGTGTTAGGCGCGCTCATGTTAGAAAAGGGTGCGCTTAACGCAGTTGTTGAGTTTTTAAAACCGGAGCATTTCTATTCGGAAGCGCACCAGGAAATTTACCGTGCCATCATTGAGCTATTCAAAGGCTCAGAGCCGGTGGACATGCGTACGGTAGTAAACCAGTTACGCAAAAATGCCAAACTGGAGTTGGTAGGAGGGGCGTATTACATTGCCGAGCTCACCTCAAAAGTAAGTTCTGCGGCCAACATTGAGTACCACGCCCGCGTGGTGATTGAATTGGCCATCAAGCGCGACCTCATACACATCGCTTCGCAGATTCATCATGATGCGTACGAAGACACGACCGATGTTTTCGAACTGTTGGATAAAACCGAGCAATCGATTTTCGAAATATCGGATTCGAACCTGCGTAAGAATTACGACAACATGAAGAACCTGATGTACCGTGCCATCACGGAACTTCAGAAACTGAAAGAACATAAAGATGGACTCACCGGTGTGCCTTCAGGCTTTACCGCGCTTGATCGCATGACATCAGGTTGGCAAAGTTCAGACCTGGTGATTATTGCGGCACGCCCTGGTATGGGTAAAACGGCATTTGTGGTTTCGGCCATGCGCAATGCCGCGGTAGACTTTAAACGGCCGGTGGCTATTTTTTCATTGGAGATGGCTTCCGTTCAGTTGGTGAATCGTATGATTTCTGCGGAAGCGGAACTGGAAGGGGAGAAAATCCGTAAGGGCCAACTGGCTGAATTTGAATGGGCGCAATTGGTGCATAAAACCAACCGGCTTTCTTCTGCACCTATATTTATTGACGATACGCCTGCACTTTCTATTCTGGAATTACGCGCCAAGTGCCGCAGGCTGAAAGCTGAACACGGCATTCAGTTAATCATTGTCGATTATTTGCAGTTGATGCGTGGTGATACCGGTGGTAACCGCGAACAGGAAATTGCGTCTATCTCGCGAGCATTGAAAGGTATCGCTAAAGAACTCAGCGTTCCGGTACTGGCACTGTCGCAGTTGAGTCGTGGTGTGGAAACGCGCGGTGGTGATAAGCGTCCGCAGCTTTCCGACTTACGTGAATCCGGTTCCATCGAACAGGATGCCGACATGGTAATTTTCCTCTACCGACCCGAGTACTACAAGATTACGGTTGATGAAGAAGGTATGCCCACACAAGGCATGGGCGAAGTGATTATTGCCAAGCACCGTAACGGACAAACCGGTTCGGTAAAATTGAAATTCATTGGCAAGTACACCAAGTTTGCTGATTTTGATTCACCCACTCCACACGAAAATCCGTTCAGTGGCATGATTACCCGCGAAAGCCGCATCAACCAAATTCGTCCGGAAGATGAACCACCAGCATCTGGTAACGATGAGGATATGCCGTTCTGA
- a CDS encoding Mur ligase family protein: MNSQTETILKQAADKQRIVITGSRGTTTLAAMLIHVLEHYKRPFDYSISAAGHGISETERLSSGGPLIIIEANEQNMLDFKHHIGLITNIMWAASTEFPTADDYVKRFDQFADSTPKGGLLYYCENDPLALLVGAKPRPDVLSVGYKIHSHTSDAGNHFITSGKDKIPVNIYGSQNFQNINGAKELLKRIGITADQFYKALSSFPL; the protein is encoded by the coding sequence ATGAACAGTCAGACCGAAACCATTCTGAAGCAAGCCGCTGATAAGCAGCGCATTGTCATTACCGGAAGTCGCGGAACGACTACCCTGGCTGCTATGCTCATTCACGTGCTCGAACATTACAAAAGGCCATTTGATTATTCCATCAGCGCTGCGGGGCATGGCATTTCCGAAACCGAGAGGCTGTCTTCAGGTGGGCCACTCATTATTATAGAGGCTAACGAGCAAAACATGCTTGATTTCAAGCACCATATCGGGTTGATTACCAACATTATGTGGGCGGCTTCAACAGAATTTCCTACAGCCGATGATTATGTAAAACGATTCGATCAATTTGCCGACAGCACACCAAAAGGCGGGCTATTGTACTATTGTGAGAATGATCCGCTGGCCTTGTTGGTGGGTGCCAAACCCCGACCCGATGTGCTCAGTGTCGGGTATAAAATTCATTCCCATACTTCTGATGCAGGTAATCATTTCATTACCTCAGGAAAGGATAAAATTCCGGTGAACATTTACGGAAGTCAGAACTTTCAAAATATCAATGGAGCAAAGGAGCTTTTAAAACGCATCGGCATAACAGCCGATCAATTCTATAAGGCTCTATCAAGCTTTCCACTTTAA
- a CDS encoding 3'-5' exonuclease has protein sequence MKLNLRSPLCFFDLETTGTNITQDRIIEIAVIKVMPNGETQRKTDLINPTIPIPAESSRFHGLKDEDVKDKPTFKDVAKDYARFFEGADLAGFNILKFDIPILVEEFLRAGVEFDHTRKKVIDAQRIFHLMEKRTLSAAYRFYVGKELHNSHTAEADTQATLDVLLAQVARYDGQPVIDGLGNTIGEIKNDMEVLSNLSSSDLVDLAGRMIKNNKGEEVFNFGKHKNKKVLDVLKQEPSYYDWMMNGDFPLDTKRKLTEIKLRGFNKK, from the coding sequence ATGAAACTCAACCTTCGCAGTCCGCTTTGCTTTTTCGACCTGGAAACTACTGGCACCAACATTACTCAGGATCGCATTATTGAAATTGCGGTAATCAAAGTAATGCCAAATGGAGAAACACAACGCAAAACGGATCTGATCAACCCAACTATTCCCATTCCTGCAGAGTCGTCACGTTTTCATGGCTTGAAAGACGAAGATGTGAAGGATAAACCTACGTTTAAAGACGTAGCAAAAGATTATGCCCGTTTTTTCGAAGGCGCTGATTTGGCCGGCTTCAATATTTTGAAATTCGATATCCCCATATTGGTTGAGGAATTTCTTCGCGCTGGCGTTGAGTTTGATCATACCCGTAAAAAAGTAATTGATGCACAACGGATTTTCCACCTGATGGAAAAGCGAACTCTTTCCGCAGCTTATCGCTTCTACGTAGGCAAAGAACTACACAACTCGCACACCGCTGAAGCCGACACCCAGGCAACCCTGGATGTACTGCTGGCACAGGTTGCTCGATACGATGGACAACCCGTTATTGATGGACTGGGTAATACCATTGGTGAAATCAAAAACGACATGGAGGTGTTGTCTAATCTATCGTCATCCGACTTAGTGGACCTGGCGGGCCGCATGATCAAAAACAACAAAGGCGAAGAAGTCTTTAACTTCGGCAAGCACAAAAACAAAAAAGTATTGGATGTTTTAAAGCAGGAACCCTCCTACTACGACTGGATGATGAACGGAGATTTTCCGTTGGATACAAAACGAAAGCTGACGGAGATTAAGTTGAGGGGGTTTAATAAGAAATAA
- a CDS encoding M48 family metallopeptidase, producing the protein MVRKVITLLMGGLFMYACATVPVTGRNQLSLISNAELMPMAYQQYREVIAKGPISTNAQQTAMIKRVGVNIQKAVEQYMADKNLSSQLDGFAWEFNLIDDPTVNAWCMPGGKVAFYTGILPICKDEVGVAVVMGHEVAHAIANHGRERMSQQMFAQFGLSTLGALMGQNPTAGNELLMQAIGAGTNIGMLKFSRQHESEADKMGLIFMAMAGYDPNEAPKFWERMSALSGGQAPPEFLSTHPSHETRVRDLNSWIPEAMQYYKK; encoded by the coding sequence ATGGTAAGAAAAGTCATTACCCTTTTGATGGGCGGTTTGTTCATGTATGCATGTGCAACCGTGCCGGTTACCGGTCGCAATCAGCTTAGTCTCATTTCAAATGCTGAGCTTATGCCTATGGCCTATCAGCAGTATCGTGAGGTTATTGCAAAAGGACCTATTTCAACAAATGCACAGCAGACCGCGATGATCAAACGCGTTGGTGTAAATATTCAAAAGGCGGTAGAACAGTACATGGCCGATAAAAATCTGTCATCGCAGCTTGACGGCTTTGCCTGGGAGTTTAATCTCATTGATGATCCAACCGTTAATGCATGGTGCATGCCGGGTGGTAAGGTTGCTTTTTATACAGGCATACTACCTATTTGTAAAGATGAAGTAGGCGTTGCTGTGGTGATGGGGCACGAAGTAGCGCATGCTATTGCGAACCATGGCCGCGAACGCATGAGTCAGCAAATGTTTGCACAGTTTGGGTTGAGCACACTTGGCGCGTTGATGGGACAGAATCCGACAGCCGGAAATGAATTGTTGATGCAAGCCATTGGTGCAGGTACCAACATTGGTATGCTGAAGTTCAGCCGCCAGCACGAATCGGAAGCCGACAAGATGGGGTTGATTTTTATGGCCATGGCCGGTTACGATCCGAACGAAGCACCAAAATTCTGGGAGCGCATGAGTGCACTCAGTGGCGGACAAGCACCACCGGAATTTTTGTCTACACACCCTTCGCATGAAACGCGTGTACGCGACTTGAACAGTTGGATACCGGAGGCGATGCAGTATTATAAGAAGTAA
- a CDS encoding fumarylacetoacetate hydrolase family protein: MRIFAIGRNYAEHIKELNNERPDEPVIFTKPDTAILRNNAPFYYPDFSKDIHHEVELVLRICKEGKNIQEKFAHKYYDAIGIGIDFTARDLQQKAKEKGLPWDIAKGFNGSAPISDKFIPVSEFKDLKNINFSLKVNGEYKQQGNTSLMLFPFDYIIAYLSKFFTLRTGDLIFSGTPKGVGPVSVGNVLTAYIEDEKLLEFEIK; this comes from the coding sequence ATGAGGATTTTTGCGATTGGCAGGAACTATGCAGAGCACATTAAAGAACTGAATAATGAACGGCCAGACGAGCCGGTTATTTTCACCAAACCGGATACGGCTATCCTGCGCAACAATGCTCCGTTTTATTATCCTGATTTTTCAAAAGACATTCACCACGAAGTAGAGTTGGTGCTGCGCATCTGCAAAGAAGGCAAGAACATCCAGGAAAAATTTGCGCATAAATATTATGACGCCATCGGGATTGGTATTGATTTTACGGCACGCGACCTGCAACAGAAAGCCAAAGAGAAAGGATTGCCGTGGGATATCGCCAAAGGTTTCAATGGCTCTGCTCCGATCTCGGATAAATTTATTCCTGTTAGCGAATTCAAGGATTTAAAAAATATCAACTTCAGTTTAAAAGTAAATGGCGAGTATAAACAACAGGGTAACACCAGTTTGATGCTGTTCCCGTTTGATTACATCATCGCCTATCTATCTAAATTTTTTACCCTGCGAACCGGAGATTTAATTTTTAGCGGAACCCCAAAAGGAGTTGGCCCCGTTTCGGTTGGCAATGTGTTAACGGCCTATATTGAAGATGAGAAACTACTGGAATTTGAAATCAAGTAA
- a CDS encoding M23 family metallopeptidase has translation MRNYWNLKSSKAGVVFFLLAHLAAAQFSEPDVNVVKDNAYIFPMRPGNPASLSGTMGELRSTHFHTGLDIRTNNELNWPVVAAQKGYISRAGVSPSGYGYVLYVKHPDGNTTVYAHLNKFNDAVHNYVLRERYRRKTSSIDLYFREGQFPVSKGDTIAFSGNTGSSGGPHLHFDIRDPNNLALNPLKYGFSEVRDHVPPIAQKVAFKTLDKDSRINDRFGRFEFYLQRSGNDYLLSQPILAHGTIGIELLAHDVVDNARFKCGVNYIEVYMDSVLVFKQNIERLNLTQGRSIYTVLDFRKMLADGNRFYKLYQDDGNTLNFYSQSPGNGKLKVKGSNQSNVRIVMQDFHGNTSTVRFRLKPSEPPREVITLETPKADLTSDIQDNTLIISSRMCDSEEYGAQAYVKGEPFELEPSYFNATKNVFLIDLRKMIPDSVVVCGQSIVTNLKALVPSGTEYKYYSDLMDIRFPNRALYDTLYFTAAYTLRTDSLEIFSLGPQEPFSRSIAVTLKPTQPYATDKTTGVYRVSGRYYSYEGGEWTNGKITFYPRELGDFTILSDTVPPVITRIYANTNVARFRIGDNLSGIASFEATLNGKWLLMNYDAKTGILVSEKLDPKSSLAGDFELTVTDQAGNKKTYAQKIQ, from the coding sequence ATGAGAAACTACTGGAATTTGAAATCAAGTAAAGCAGGAGTTGTATTTTTTCTCCTCGCTCACCTAGCTGCAGCGCAGTTTAGCGAACCCGATGTTAATGTAGTTAAAGACAACGCATACATATTCCCGATGCGTCCGGGTAATCCGGCTTCACTTTCCGGAACCATGGGCGAGCTGCGCAGCACACACTTTCACACCGGGCTCGACATACGCACCAACAATGAACTCAACTGGCCGGTAGTGGCTGCACAGAAAGGGTACATTTCGCGCGCAGGTGTAAGTCCCTCCGGTTACGGTTATGTACTTTACGTAAAACATCCGGATGGCAACACAACGGTTTATGCGCACCTGAATAAGTTTAATGATGCCGTGCACAACTATGTGTTGCGCGAACGCTATCGGAGAAAAACTTCCAGCATTGATTTATACTTCCGCGAAGGCCAGTTTCCGGTAAGCAAAGGTGATACGATTGCCTTCTCCGGCAACACCGGTTCTTCAGGTGGGCCGCATCTTCATTTCGATATTCGCGACCCCAATAACCTGGCGCTTAACCCACTCAAGTATGGATTTTCGGAAGTCCGCGATCACGTTCCACCAATCGCACAAAAAGTAGCGTTTAAAACACTCGATAAAGATTCACGCATTAATGATCGCTTCGGGCGATTTGAATTTTACTTACAACGTTCCGGAAATGATTACCTGCTTTCTCAACCTATTCTTGCTCATGGAACCATTGGCATTGAATTGCTGGCACACGATGTAGTGGACAATGCGCGCTTTAAATGTGGTGTCAATTACATTGAAGTGTATATGGACAGCGTTCTGGTGTTCAAACAAAACATCGAACGGTTGAATCTCACGCAAGGCAGAAGTATTTATACCGTTCTTGATTTCAGAAAAATGCTGGCGGATGGCAACCGTTTCTACAAACTTTACCAGGATGATGGCAACACATTGAATTTCTATTCGCAATCGCCCGGAAACGGAAAACTCAAGGTGAAAGGAAGCAATCAATCCAATGTGCGCATTGTCATGCAGGATTTTCACGGCAACACGAGCACCGTTCGGTTCCGGCTCAAGCCAAGTGAGCCTCCTCGCGAGGTCATTACGCTGGAAACACCAAAAGCCGACCTGACATCAGACATACAAGACAATACCCTGATAATTTCTTCCCGCATGTGCGATAGTGAAGAGTATGGCGCCCAGGCTTATGTTAAAGGAGAGCCTTTTGAATTGGAACCATCCTATTTCAACGCGACTAAAAATGTGTTTCTGATTGATCTACGCAAAATGATCCCGGATTCAGTAGTGGTTTGTGGACAATCCATTGTCACAAACCTGAAAGCCTTGGTTCCTTCAGGAACCGAATACAAGTACTACAGCGATTTAATGGACATTCGCTTTCCAAATCGTGCCCTATACGATACGTTATATTTTACAGCTGCTTATACACTAAGAACAGATAGCCTTGAAATTTTTTCTTTAGGGCCACAAGAGCCTTTTAGCCGGAGCATAGCCGTTACCCTGAAGCCTACGCAACCATACGCCACAGATAAAACAACAGGAGTGTATCGCGTAAGCGGTCGGTATTACAGTTATGAAGGCGGTGAATGGACTAACGGAAAAATTACGTTCTACCCACGTGAATTGGGTGATTTCACTATTTTATCGGATACCGTTCCCCCGGTAATTACACGCATTTACGCCAACACCAATGTGGCACGATTTAGGATTGGTGACAACCTTTCCGGAATTGCATCTTTCGAAGCAACCCTGAACGGCAAATGGTTACTGATGAATTACGATGCAAAAACCGGTATATTGGTTTCTGAAAAACTGGATCCTAAATCCTCGTTGGCAGGTGATTTCGAATTAACCGTTACCGACCAGGCTGGGAACAAAAAAACGTACGCACAAAAAATTCAATAA
- the bcp gene encoding thioredoxin-dependent thiol peroxidase, with translation MALKAGSKAPDFSVNDQDGKPVTLSSLKGKKVVLYFYPKDQTPGCTAEACNLRDNYKALQKQGYEVLGVSTDSEKSHQKFIAKEKLPFRLLADVDKVIHQKYGTWVEKSMYGRKYMGTARVTYVINEQGVIDEVIEKVDTKNHADQILKKQPAVKNTPVKKKTTPAKRMVKKVANKKSAAKKKVAKKKK, from the coding sequence ATGGCACTCAAAGCCGGATCAAAAGCTCCCGATTTTTCCGTTAACGATCAAGACGGAAAACCCGTAACGCTATCAAGCCTGAAAGGCAAAAAAGTAGTACTGTACTTTTATCCGAAAGATCAAACGCCCGGATGCACAGCCGAAGCCTGCAACCTGCGCGATAATTATAAGGCACTGCAAAAGCAAGGTTATGAAGTGTTGGGCGTAAGTACCGATTCAGAAAAATCGCATCAGAAGTTCATCGCCAAAGAAAAACTTCCTTTCCGTTTATTAGCCGATGTGGATAAAGTAATCCATCAGAAGTATGGCACCTGGGTAGAGAAATCCATGTATGGCAGAAAATACATGGGTACCGCGCGTGTCACCTACGTGATCAATGAACAGGGTGTAATTGATGAAGTGATTGAAAAAGTGGATACTAAAAATCATGCAGATCAGATTTTGAAGAAACAACCCGCTGTAAAGAACACACCGGTAAAAAAGAAAACCACTCCTGCAAAACGTATGGTTAAGAAAGTTGCCAACAAGAAATCAGCAGCTAAAAAGAAAGTGGCGAAGAAAAAGAAGTAG
- a CDS encoding OmpA family protein, giving the protein MYKKFSVVFLTFFMAISLQAQQVKTLIETGDRHYGKKNYSGAIDAYKQALQINPDDAQVNFKLGMAYLYSDTKSKAASYIDKAYRLNPGIDNRINYHLGMAFQNTNEFIKAREQFEAFKKKNPQFENLAEERIQECLVADSLTQFELNVVIENLGSVVNSNLNEYSPIISADGNMLIFTSNRGEGPKGAQNLEDIYVSYKRNGAWTEPKKISDNINTIYNDAAASLSPDGKTLFLYYETGGGDIYTSTFNGTDWSKPEELNKNINTSQYWETSASVSPDGKRLYFASNRPGGYGELDLYVSELDSKGQWGKASNLGPIVNTPGNDDSPFIHYDGVTLYFSSDGHPKLGNSDIFITELIKGQWTKPVNIGYPVNSWEYDGFFSTSPDKKTGYYATVKEGGFGGADIYSIRFLEPKYKPKPKPVVVAKKPKEPAKPKDQDFIDASITELRNQKVVTVLKGQVIDETTAEPLAAVISLVNNENKKLMSKIYSNPETGAFELVIPHGGNYGVATEKVGYLFNSLNFNVPKFAEYQEIDLHIIMVRADVGSKVVLKNIFFDVGKFDLKTESLSELDKIKDLLTGSPNLKVQINGHTDNTGSATANKQLSLRRATAVVDHLVSLGVDASRLTAKGYGAERPIVSNDDEMGGREINRRTEIEIIQSN; this is encoded by the coding sequence ATGTACAAAAAATTTTCAGTTGTATTTCTTACATTTTTCATGGCCATCAGCCTGCAGGCGCAACAGGTTAAAACCCTGATTGAAACAGGCGACCGGCACTATGGAAAGAAAAATTACAGCGGAGCCATAGATGCCTATAAGCAAGCCCTTCAGATAAACCCCGATGATGCGCAGGTAAATTTTAAATTAGGAATGGCGTATTTGTATTCAGATACAAAATCAAAGGCTGCCTCCTACATCGACAAAGCTTACCGCTTGAACCCGGGCATTGATAACCGTATCAACTATCACCTGGGTATGGCCTTTCAAAACACGAACGAATTCATAAAAGCACGTGAACAGTTTGAGGCTTTCAAGAAAAAGAATCCACAATTTGAAAACCTGGCAGAAGAACGAATACAAGAGTGCCTCGTGGCCGATTCACTAACCCAATTCGAATTGAATGTAGTTATCGAAAATTTGGGATCCGTAGTAAACTCAAACCTAAACGAGTACTCTCCTATTATCTCTGCCGATGGTAACATGTTGATTTTTACATCCAACCGCGGAGAAGGACCAAAAGGCGCACAAAACCTGGAGGATATCTATGTTTCGTACAAACGAAATGGAGCATGGACCGAACCAAAAAAAATCAGCGATAACATCAACACAATCTATAATGATGCAGCCGCTTCACTTTCACCGGATGGTAAAACATTATTTCTCTATTACGAGACCGGTGGTGGCGATATCTACACCTCTACTTTTAATGGAACGGATTGGTCAAAACCGGAGGAGCTCAACAAAAACATAAACACGTCACAATATTGGGAAACCAGCGCCAGCGTTTCACCCGATGGAAAACGTCTTTACTTTGCCAGCAATCGCCCGGGTGGTTATGGCGAACTTGATTTGTATGTAAGTGAACTCGATAGCAAAGGTCAGTGGGGAAAGGCCAGCAACCTCGGCCCGATTGTAAATACCCCGGGCAATGACGACTCTCCTTTTATTCATTATGACGGAGTTACACTCTATTTCTCTTCCGATGGTCATCCAAAACTTGGCAACAGTGATATTTTTATCACCGAACTTATTAAAGGTCAGTGGACCAAACCGGTAAACATAGGCTACCCGGTTAATTCATGGGAGTATGATGGCTTTTTCAGCACATCACCCGATAAAAAAACCGGTTACTATGCTACCGTTAAAGAAGGTGGATTTGGTGGAGCGGATATCTACTCTATTCGCTTCCTTGAACCTAAGTACAAGCCAAAACCAAAGCCGGTTGTCGTTGCTAAAAAACCAAAAGAGCCTGCAAAGCCAAAAGATCAGGACTTTATTGATGCCTCCATTACAGAACTACGCAATCAAAAAGTCGTAACGGTACTGAAGGGTCAGGTGATTGATGAAACTACTGCCGAGCCATTGGCGGCTGTAATTTCACTCGTGAATAACGAGAACAAAAAACTCATGTCGAAGATTTATTCCAACCCAGAGACTGGTGCATTTGAACTGGTTATTCCACACGGTGGTAACTATGGTGTGGCCACAGAAAAAGTGGGATACCTGTTTAACTCACTCAACTTTAACGTGCCAAAATTTGCCGAGTACCAGGAAATTGATTTACACATCATTATGGTGCGGGCTGATGTGGGATCGAAAGTGGTGTTGAAAAACATTTTCTTTGATGTGGGTAAGTTTGACCTGAAGACCGAATCATTAAGTGAGCTTGATAAGATTAAGGATCTGCTTACCGGTAGTCCGAACCTGAAAGTTCAAATCAACGGACACACCGACAACACCGGGAGTGCCACCGCCAACAAACAGCTTTCTTTGAGACGGGCTACTGCGGTAGTGGATCACCTGGTTTCGTTGGGCGTGGATGCATCGCGACTGACCGCCAAAGGATATGGCGCTGAGCGTCCAATTGTTTCTAACGATGATGAAATGGGAGGGCGCGAGATCAATCGCAGAACGGAAATTGAAATTATTCAGAGCAATTAA
- a CDS encoding transketolase produces MKNTDFQQLNKTCTQIRRDIVRMVHACQSGHPGGSLGCTEFFVALYFNILRRKPGFSMDGIGEDIFFLSNGHISPVWYSTLARAGYFDTKELATFRFLNSRLQGHPATHEGLPGIRVASGSLGQGLSVAIGAAQTKKLNNDNHLVYVLMGDGEQQEGQVWEAAMYAAHHGVDNLIATIDYNGQQIDGPLKEVMDLKNLKAKWEAFGWEVQEFNGNNIEELIAGLEKAKTLTGKGKPVMNLMHTEMGFGVDFMMNSHKWHGVAPNDEQLEKALAQLEETLGDY; encoded by the coding sequence ATGAAAAACACTGACTTCCAGCAACTTAACAAGACCTGTACGCAAATTCGCAGAGACATCGTTCGCATGGTTCATGCCTGCCAATCGGGCCACCCGGGCGGTTCATTGGGCTGTACTGAATTTTTTGTCGCGCTTTATTTCAACATACTCAGACGCAAGCCCGGATTCTCTATGGATGGAATTGGCGAGGATATTTTCTTCTTATCGAATGGCCACATCTCACCGGTTTGGTATTCAACCTTGGCGCGGGCAGGTTATTTTGATACAAAGGAACTTGCAACGTTTCGCTTTTTGAATTCAAGGTTACAAGGGCACCCAGCTACACATGAAGGCTTGCCAGGCATTCGTGTTGCTTCCGGATCACTAGGTCAGGGATTGTCTGTCGCTATTGGCGCAGCACAAACCAAAAAACTGAATAATGACAATCATCTGGTGTATGTATTAATGGGTGATGGCGAACAGCAGGAAGGTCAGGTTTGGGAAGCAGCTATGTATGCTGCGCATCATGGTGTGGATAACCTCATCGCTACTATTGATTACAACGGCCAACAGATTGACGGTCCATTGAAAGAAGTAATGGATTTGAAAAACCTGAAAGCCAAGTGGGAAGCTTTTGGATGGGAAGTCCAGGAGTTTAACGGCAACAACATCGAAGAGTTAATTGCCGGCCTGGAGAAAGCAAAAACCCTTACCGGAAAAGGAAAACCGGTAATGAATTTAATGCACACCGAAATGGGTTTTGGTGTTGACTTCATGATGAATTCGCATAAATGGCATGGTGTAGCCCCCAACGATGAGCAACTTGAAAAAGCACTGGCACAACTTGAAGAAACCTTAGGCGATTATTAA
- a CDS encoding alpha/beta hydrolase, which yields MKRIKRILLVLAAALGTLLISILIIGFKVDIPVQSLEEKYFTPESTYIQVLDANVHVRKRGSGTPIFLLHGSFASLHTWQDWEDELSKSFTTLSLDFPGHGLTGPNETETYTTDYYTKLVLALADSLKLDTFYVAGNSMGGTVAWKLALRAPERVKKLVLIDAAGFWNANKNSKKPWIFKALQNPLFGAGFTHITPKFVFNLNMKQVYGDENLVRQEVTDRYYELMLREGNRKATLKRINQDEPDQSNTIQQITTPTLILWGKKDRWIPVENAYLFHKAITGSTLVVLDEAGHVPMEEIPSESVEHVLTFLERNN from the coding sequence ATGAAGCGCATCAAGCGGATTCTCTTAGTCCTTGCTGCGGCATTGGGCACACTCCTGATCAGCATCCTGATCATCGGGTTTAAAGTTGATATTCCCGTTCAATCACTTGAAGAAAAATATTTTACGCCTGAATCAACATACATTCAGGTGCTTGATGCAAACGTGCACGTCCGAAAGCGCGGATCAGGTACACCCATTTTTCTCCTGCATGGAAGTTTTGCGTCACTGCATACCTGGCAAGATTGGGAAGATGAGCTAAGCAAATCATTTACTACCCTATCTCTTGATTTTCCCGGACACGGATTAACCGGCCCCAACGAAACCGAAACCTACACAACCGACTATTACACGAAGCTGGTATTGGCACTTGCCGATAGCTTGAAGCTTGACACCTTTTACGTTGCCGGAAATTCAATGGGTGGAACCGTAGCGTGGAAACTTGCCCTTCGCGCGCCTGAACGCGTAAAGAAACTGGTGCTGATTGATGCGGCTGGTTTCTGGAATGCAAACAAAAATTCTAAAAAACCGTGGATATTCAAGGCACTGCAGAATCCTCTGTTCGGAGCAGGTTTCACACACATCACACCCAAGTTTGTATTCAACCTGAATATGAAACAGGTTTATGGTGATGAAAATTTAGTAAGACAAGAAGTAACGGACCGGTATTACGAACTCATGCTTCGTGAAGGCAATCGCAAAGCCACACTAAAAAGAATTAACCAGGACGAGCCTGATCAAAGCAACACCATCCAACAGATCACCACACCTACTTTGATTCTGTGGGGCAAAAAAGATCGATGGATCCCGGTAGAGAATGCCTACTTATTTCATAAGGCCATTACCGGTTCAACGCTGGTTGTCCTTGATGAAGCTGGTCATGTGCCGATGGAGGAAATTCCTTCTGAGTCAGTTGAGCATGTATTAACATTTCTCGAGCGGAACAATTAA